The following are encoded together in the Fimbriiglobus ruber genome:
- a CDS encoding gamma-glutamyl-gamma-aminobutyrate hydrolase family protein, protein MGRPVIGLITQTLAEVSGERSACWMMGYKYVEALRAVGAVPWIIPSLQDDSAGLEEIFARLDGVFLVGGADIDPDRYGEPKSAACGPTDPARDDVEIAAIHHAAGRGLPVLAVCRGIQILNVALGGTLYQDIATEVPAALKHDYFTTPSHTDRTYLAHEAAISSGSRLADILGESVVPVNSLHHQAIKHLADGLRATGFSPDGIIEGVEGTGDQFLIGAQWHPEELIRTQPCMRRLFASFVSAAGG, encoded by the coding sequence ATGGGGCGACCGGTCATCGGGCTCATCACGCAAACCCTCGCCGAGGTGTCCGGCGAGCGTAGCGCGTGTTGGATGATGGGATACAAGTACGTCGAAGCGCTCCGGGCCGTCGGCGCCGTGCCGTGGATCATTCCCTCGCTCCAGGACGACTCCGCGGGCCTGGAGGAGATCTTCGCCCGGCTCGACGGGGTGTTCCTGGTCGGCGGGGCGGACATCGACCCCGACCGGTACGGCGAGCCGAAGTCGGCCGCGTGCGGGCCGACGGACCCGGCCCGTGACGACGTCGAGATCGCCGCGATTCACCACGCGGCCGGGCGCGGGTTGCCGGTCCTGGCGGTCTGCCGCGGCATCCAGATCCTGAACGTCGCTCTGGGCGGAACGCTCTACCAGGACATCGCCACCGAGGTCCCGGCCGCGCTCAAGCACGACTACTTCACCACCCCGTCGCACACCGACCGGACCTATCTGGCGCACGAGGCCGCGATCTCGTCGGGGTCGCGGCTCGCGGACATCCTGGGCGAGAGCGTGGTGCCGGTAAACAGCCTGCACCACCAGGCTATCAAGCACCTCGCGGACGGCTTGCGGGCGACCGGGTTTTCGCCGGACGGGATCATCGAAGGCGTCGAGGGAACCGGCGATCAGTTCCTGATCGGTGCCCAGTGGCACCCCGAAGAGTTGATCCGCACCCAGCCGTGTATGCGCCGCCTGTTCGCGTCGTTCGTCTCGGCGGCAGGTGGATAA
- a CDS encoding DUF3616 domain-containing protein: MPRVAILLCVFAATALADDNAPRLTPIGPVEFKGEIGGPNDVSGAAVAGDFRVVVSDESPTVEVMRKIEGGYEVAYTLPLGPPDMEIDIEAVAADGATVYVSGSHNRIRNIGQKGGGGVGSVDDKPSRAQVFQFTLGDDGKPGEVKTTSLRDVLKNHKVLGPFAVQASKENGIDIEGLAFKAGRLYFGFRGPVLRDNWVPVLNCTFADPAGTANVGYINLDGRGVRDLVAVADGFLVLAGPMGDGDASTRLYHWDGKDGLAPENPGKTTLLAEFPKAPKSAGKLEGVAVLKQSGTEYELLVVSDGPKNGAPTRWLLRR; this comes from the coding sequence ATGCCCCGCGTTGCGATTTTACTGTGCGTGTTCGCCGCCACCGCCCTCGCTGACGACAACGCACCCAGGCTGACCCCGATCGGGCCGGTCGAATTTAAGGGCGAGATCGGCGGGCCGAACGATGTTAGCGGCGCCGCCGTGGCCGGGGATTTTCGCGTCGTGGTGTCGGACGAGTCCCCGACGGTCGAAGTGATGAGGAAGATTGAGGGCGGGTATGAAGTCGCCTACACGCTCCCACTCGGGCCGCCCGACATGGAAATCGACATTGAGGCGGTCGCGGCGGACGGGGCCACGGTTTACGTCTCCGGGTCGCACAACCGGATTCGAAACATTGGCCAGAAGGGCGGCGGGGGCGTGGGTTCGGTGGACGACAAGCCGAGCCGTGCACAGGTGTTCCAGTTCACCTTGGGAGATGACGGGAAGCCGGGCGAGGTGAAGACGACCTCGCTCCGGGACGTGTTGAAGAATCACAAGGTTCTCGGCCCGTTCGCGGTGCAGGCGAGTAAAGAAAACGGAATTGACATTGAAGGGCTTGCATTCAAAGCCGGGCGACTGTATTTCGGCTTCCGCGGGCCGGTCCTCCGCGACAACTGGGTGCCGGTCCTCAACTGCACGTTCGCCGACCCCGCGGGGACGGCGAACGTGGGGTACATTAATCTCGACGGCCGCGGCGTCCGCGATCTGGTCGCCGTCGCGGACGGGTTTCTCGTTCTGGCCGGTCCGATGGGAGACGGGGACGCCTCGACCCGCCTCTACCACTGGGACGGCAAAGACGGCCTGGCTCCGGAAAACCCCGGGAAGACGACCCTTCTGGCCGAATTCCCCAAAGCCCCGAAAAGCGCCGGGAAACTCGAAGGCGTGGCCGTACTCAAGCAGTCCGGCACGGAATACGAGTTACTCGTCGTCAGCGACGGGCCGAAAAACGGCGCCCCGACGCGGTGGCTCCTGCGGCGGTAA
- a CDS encoding DUF4291 domain-containing protein, whose protein sequence is MLLTELYADQVKVWPKAGRHILAQYDDETVVVYQAYRASIGRFAVEHGRFGGDFRYSRMSWVKPNFLWMMYRSGWGTKVDQEVTLALRIRRTFFDAVLAEAVPSTWDREQFATADEWERAVTRSSVRLQWDPDHHPSGAKLERRAVQLGLRGEVLEAFGQRELVEVIDLSEFVAAQREQLAADGVAALVTPRERVYRPADPAVALRLGLADVEIG, encoded by the coding sequence GTGCTGCTGACCGAACTGTACGCCGATCAGGTCAAGGTTTGGCCGAAAGCCGGCCGCCACATCCTCGCGCAGTATGACGACGAGACGGTCGTAGTCTACCAGGCGTATCGCGCGTCGATCGGCCGGTTCGCCGTCGAACACGGGCGATTCGGCGGGGATTTCCGTTACTCGCGCATGAGCTGGGTCAAACCCAACTTCCTCTGGATGATGTACCGTTCGGGCTGGGGAACAAAAGTGGACCAGGAAGTGACCTTGGCCCTGCGGATCAGGCGCACGTTTTTTGACGCGGTTTTAGCCGAGGCAGTTCCTTCCACCTGGGACCGGGAACAGTTCGCCACCGCTGACGAGTGGGAGCGGGCGGTCACCCGTTCGTCGGTGCGCTTGCAGTGGGACCCGGACCATCATCCGTCGGGGGCCAAGCTCGAACGCCGGGCCGTCCAACTCGGTTTACGAGGCGAGGTGTTGGAAGCGTTCGGCCAGCGGGAGTTGGTGGAAGTAATTGACCTGTCGGAGTTCGTCGCGGCTCAGCGGGAGCAGTTGGCGGCGGACGGGGTGGCGGCACTCGTCACCCCGCGCGAGCGTGTATACCGTCCGGCCGATCCGGCGGTCGCTTTACGGTTGGGCCTCGCGGACGTAGAGATTGGATGA
- a CDS encoding cellulose binding domain-containing protein, producing MSRSPLHRSRLDIDRLEDRSVPAAHAIYSVTENWGSGFQGQVELTNDGTAAVAFSNLQFSLSANITSIWDANMVSHTGNHYTVTNSGWDASIPAGGSVSFGFIATAVGATAAGSTTANGFVLDGVALNGGATSPPASPPVSPPVPPPVASVQATYATTSDWGSGLNGDITLKNTGATAASNWQVSFNFPGQISSIWNGTIVSHVGNRYTVSAASWNSTIPAGGSADIGFGATPGGVSASDLVVTVGGTTLSPPPVAPPVPPVNHAPTAVNDSAVTTAGQAVQISVLANDTDPDGDPLSVTSAGPAAHGSVVVNTNGTVTYTPAAGFTGTDTFTYAISDGRGGTSQATVSVQVNPAPVSPPIAPAWPAHVVAPYVDATAWPTYDFVSAAKATGDKFFTLAFITADPSGQPAWGGYSTYETAGTTFSTQLQSQITALRALGGDVAVSFGGASGLELAQVITNVNSLAAAYWSVIQTYNLTHIDFDIEGAAVADKASIDRRSQAIAIVEKEAAAAGINLNVRFTLPVLPTGLDANGLYVLQSAKQYGARVDVVNIMAMDYGDNAAPNPAGQMGTYAIEAATSLYGQLTTLYGSSTTATQRWAMIGVTPMIGLNDLTTETFTVADAQQLEAWAAQHGIGLLSMWSLNRDQQSPAGALSYVDTNSSSLIQSQYEFVDTFAPFVG from the coding sequence ATGTCTCGCTCTCCCTTGCATCGTTCCCGGCTCGACATCGATAGGCTGGAAGACCGCTCGGTCCCGGCCGCCCACGCCATTTACTCCGTCACGGAGAATTGGGGAAGCGGATTCCAGGGCCAGGTCGAACTGACCAACGACGGCACCGCCGCGGTCGCCTTCAGCAATCTGCAGTTTTCCTTGTCGGCGAATATTACGTCCATCTGGGACGCCAATATGGTGTCGCACACCGGCAATCATTACACGGTGACGAACAGCGGATGGGACGCTTCGATCCCGGCCGGCGGGTCGGTGTCATTCGGCTTCATCGCCACCGCGGTTGGTGCGACCGCGGCAGGTTCCACCACGGCGAACGGGTTCGTCCTCGATGGGGTCGCCCTCAATGGCGGTGCGACCTCTCCCCCCGCCAGCCCGCCAGTCTCTCCCCCGGTGCCCCCGCCGGTCGCCTCCGTTCAGGCGACTTATGCCACCACGAGCGACTGGGGCAGCGGTCTGAACGGCGACATCACACTCAAAAACACCGGAGCCACCGCCGCATCGAACTGGCAGGTCTCGTTTAACTTCCCAGGCCAAATCAGTTCGATCTGGAACGGAACGATTGTGAGCCACGTTGGTAATCGCTACACCGTAAGCGCCGCGTCCTGGAACTCGACCATCCCGGCTGGCGGGTCAGCGGACATCGGCTTTGGCGCCACCCCCGGCGGGGTGTCGGCCTCTGATCTGGTAGTCACAGTCGGCGGCACCACTCTTTCTCCACCCCCGGTCGCCCCGCCCGTCCCGCCGGTTAACCACGCCCCAACCGCCGTAAACGACTCGGCGGTCACCACGGCCGGGCAAGCCGTCCAGATCTCGGTATTGGCGAACGACACCGACCCGGACGGCGACCCGCTGTCGGTCACCTCGGCCGGTCCGGCGGCCCACGGGTCGGTCGTCGTGAACACCAACGGGACGGTGACGTATACCCCAGCCGCCGGGTTCACCGGGACGGACACGTTCACCTACGCCATCTCCGACGGGCGCGGCGGCACGTCCCAGGCGACCGTCTCCGTTCAGGTGAATCCCGCACCGGTCAGCCCGCCGATCGCTCCGGCCTGGCCCGCCCACGTGGTTGCCCCCTACGTCGACGCGACGGCGTGGCCGACTTACGATTTCGTGTCGGCGGCGAAGGCAACCGGAGACAAGTTCTTCACCCTTGCGTTCATCACGGCTGACCCATCAGGCCAGCCGGCCTGGGGCGGGTACTCGACTTACGAAACCGCCGGTACGACTTTCAGCACCCAGCTGCAATCGCAAATCACGGCCCTGCGGGCTCTGGGTGGAGACGTGGCGGTCTCGTTCGGCGGGGCGAGCGGGCTGGAGTTGGCCCAGGTCATCACCAACGTCAACAGTCTTGCCGCCGCGTACTGGTCAGTGATCCAGACGTACAACCTGACCCACATCGACTTCGACATCGAAGGGGCGGCGGTGGCCGACAAGGCCTCGATCGATCGGCGGTCCCAGGCCATCGCGATCGTGGAAAAGGAAGCGGCCGCCGCGGGCATCAATTTGAACGTTCGGTTTACCCTCCCGGTCCTCCCGACCGGTCTCGACGCGAACGGCCTGTACGTCCTGCAATCGGCCAAGCAATACGGTGCGCGGGTGGACGTCGTCAACATCATGGCGATGGACTACGGCGACAACGCGGCCCCGAACCCGGCCGGCCAAATGGGCACTTACGCGATCGAGGCCGCGACCAGTTTATACGGCCAGCTCACCACGCTGTACGGGTCGAGTACCACCGCGACCCAACGGTGGGCGATGATCGGCGTAACCCCGATGATCGGGTTGAACGACCTGACGACCGAAACATTCACGGTCGCAGACGCCCAGCAGTTGGAAGCGTGGGCCGCCCAGCACGGAATCGGCCTGTTGTCGATGTGGTCACTGAACCGCGACCAACAAAGCCCGGCGGGGGCGCTCAGTTACGTGGACACGAATTCCAGCAGTTTGATTCAATCGCAATACGAGTTTGTAGACACGTTTGCACCATTCGTGGGCTGA
- a CDS encoding glycosyltransferase, producing MHVLLNPVGSHGDVHPFIGLGRALAARGHQITLITAAPFRGLAEANGWAFAQVGTDDFFETMIGNPDLWHPRKSISLLFSDSGIPQTLRESFAHIQSRYVRGDTVLVAGSLGMAARIAYDALGIPLATVHLQPSLFASVEAPPVFATVRFRGWWPSWFRRFLYWFGDRALVDPKLGPHVNAFRQELGLAPVRRILGRWLHSPQRVIGFFPDWYGSAGDWPPQVRTTGFVFYDREENQELPPNVRSFLDAGTPPVVFTFGSAMRFAGPYFAVAVEACRRLGIRGLLLGKGRDVVPPDLPASVLHAEYAPFSLVLPRAAAVVHHGGIGTSAQAMQAGIRQLIVPFAFDQPDNADRLARLGVARVVYPRAFNTTNVATELKTLLTAPEVDRACQVVAARFAGTDPLEETCRLVEELRGTDRPVA from the coding sequence ATGCACGTTTTGCTCAACCCGGTCGGGAGCCACGGCGACGTTCACCCGTTTATCGGTCTCGGCCGGGCACTGGCGGCCCGCGGGCACCAGATAACACTCATCACGGCGGCGCCGTTCCGCGGCCTGGCCGAAGCGAACGGGTGGGCGTTTGCCCAGGTCGGGACGGATGATTTCTTCGAGACGATGATCGGCAACCCCGATCTCTGGCACCCCCGCAAGTCGATCAGCCTGTTGTTCTCGGACTCCGGGATTCCGCAAACCCTTCGCGAGTCATTCGCGCACATCCAGTCCCGGTACGTCCGCGGCGACACGGTTTTGGTGGCCGGGTCACTCGGGATGGCCGCCCGAATTGCCTACGACGCCCTGGGCATCCCGCTGGCTACCGTCCACCTTCAACCGTCCCTGTTCGCCAGCGTCGAGGCTCCGCCGGTGTTCGCGACCGTCCGATTCCGTGGGTGGTGGCCCAGCTGGTTCCGGCGGTTCTTGTACTGGTTCGGAGACCGGGCGCTCGTCGACCCGAAACTCGGGCCGCACGTGAACGCATTTCGGCAGGAACTCGGGCTCGCGCCGGTCCGGCGGATTCTCGGCCGCTGGCTCCATTCGCCCCAACGAGTGATCGGATTCTTTCCCGATTGGTACGGGTCGGCCGGGGACTGGCCGCCGCAGGTTCGGACGACGGGATTTGTGTTCTATGACCGGGAAGAGAATCAGGAATTGCCGCCGAACGTCCGCTCGTTTTTGGATGCGGGTACGCCGCCGGTCGTGTTCACGTTCGGCTCGGCCATGCGGTTTGCCGGGCCGTATTTTGCGGTCGCGGTCGAAGCCTGTCGGCGGCTGGGTATTCGCGGGTTGCTGCTGGGTAAGGGACGTGACGTGGTTCCGCCCGACCTGCCGGCGAGCGTCCTCCACGCGGAATACGCCCCGTTCAGCCTGGTCCTACCACGGGCCGCAGCGGTTGTTCACCACGGCGGGATCGGGACGAGCGCGCAGGCCATGCAGGCGGGAATACGTCAGCTCATCGTCCCGTTCGCGTTCGACCAGCCGGACAACGCCGACCGACTCGCCCGGCTCGGAGTCGCGCGGGTTGTCTATCCGCGGGCGTTTAATACCACGAATGTCGCCACCGAACTCAAGACCCTGCTGACCGCGCCCGAGGTTGATCGCGCGTGTCAGGTCGTAGCGGCGAGATTCGCTGGGACCGACCCGTTGGAGGAGACTTGCCGACTCGTTGAGGAACTTCGCGGCACCGACCGCCCGGTCGCGTAA
- a CDS encoding serine/threonine-protein kinase has translation MATAATIPCLTLDAFRQLADTAAAPDDVRRWAAHVAECPKCVLAVRSLRAEASVLSSVESVLGRREPLLASLQSALHEREDDTPCAADRLAAPNPTRPLSATIPFLPGATDRSIGLSPDDQTLTRASARTVADIDLPVLTLVPANQSTGLRPAQSPDEIGRIGPYRILKKLGVGSVGVVFQAEDVYLRRMVALKIMPPTSANDPEVRRHFIQQGQAIAALNHPNVVPVYQVVEDNGVPFLATQFLRGETLNARLKRGARLNLYDAVQIAKQVATGLAAIHDHGFTHRDLKPANIWLEESDGGVKLLEFGLIRTDGTSGFTSPEQASGGAIDHRADLYSLGCVIHALFTGVAPFPALDEKPTFGPARKLVAENPRMPLPLAGLVDLLLVRHPNGRPGSIRDVLTVLESVEKQLPKMKRPRSRKGWVSVAPPKPTSGKMRQRIRTGLVGLGILIVTMIAAQIVAPKATKWVQEASRLLTPK, from the coding sequence ATGGCCACCGCTGCCACGATCCCGTGTCTGACTCTCGACGCGTTCCGGCAGTTGGCCGACACCGCTGCCGCTCCCGACGACGTCCGCCGGTGGGCGGCCCACGTCGCCGAATGCCCGAAATGCGTGCTCGCGGTCCGGTCGTTGCGAGCCGAAGCAAGCGTCCTCAGTTCCGTCGAGTCCGTCCTCGGCCGGCGTGAACCACTCCTGGCATCCCTTCAGTCTGCGCTCCACGAACGAGAGGACGATACGCCCTGTGCGGCCGATCGTCTGGCGGCTCCGAACCCGACCCGCCCATTATCGGCGACGATACCCTTCCTCCCCGGTGCGACCGACCGCTCCATCGGCTTATCTCCCGACGACCAGACACTGACCCGAGCTTCCGCCAGGACGGTCGCGGATATCGACCTGCCGGTCCTGACGTTGGTCCCCGCGAATCAGAGCACGGGGCTACGACCGGCTCAGTCGCCAGACGAAATCGGGCGGATCGGGCCGTATCGCATTCTGAAAAAGCTGGGAGTCGGTTCGGTCGGAGTCGTATTTCAGGCCGAGGACGTATACCTGCGGCGAATGGTCGCCCTCAAAATAATGCCGCCGACAAGTGCGAATGATCCCGAGGTCCGACGCCACTTCATCCAACAGGGCCAGGCCATCGCCGCCCTCAACCACCCGAACGTCGTTCCCGTCTATCAAGTCGTGGAAGACAATGGGGTTCCGTTTTTGGCCACGCAGTTCCTTCGCGGGGAAACCCTGAACGCGCGGTTAAAGCGTGGAGCCCGGTTGAATCTGTACGACGCGGTTCAGATCGCCAAGCAGGTGGCTACCGGCTTGGCCGCGATCCACGACCACGGTTTCACCCACCGCGACTTGAAGCCCGCGAACATTTGGCTCGAAGAAAGTGACGGAGGCGTCAAACTGCTCGAGTTCGGGCTCATCCGCACGGACGGCACATCGGGGTTCACGTCGCCCGAGCAAGCCTCCGGCGGGGCCATTGACCACCGGGCCGATTTGTACAGCCTCGGGTGTGTGATCCATGCCCTTTTTACCGGGGTTGCTCCCTTCCCGGCTCTGGACGAAAAGCCAACTTTCGGGCCGGCTCGAAAGTTGGTCGCAGAAAACCCGCGCATGCCGCTCCCGCTCGCCGGGTTGGTCGATCTGCTCCTCGTAAGGCACCCGAACGGTCGGCCCGGGTCGATCCGGGATGTGCTGACAGTACTGGAAAGTGTTGAAAAGCAGTTGCCCAAAATGAAACGCCCGCGCTCCCGCAAAGGCTGGGTGTCTGTCGCGCCGCCGAAACCAACCAGCGGCAAGATGCGACAGCGCATCCGGACCGGATTAGTCGGCCTCGGGATTCTCATCGTGACGATGATCGCCGCACAGATCGTCGCACCCAAGGCGACCAAGTGGGTACAGGAAGCGTCTCGCCTACTGACCCCAAAGTGA
- a CDS encoding zinc-dependent metalloprotease, which translates to MFARLLLTIGLGAGLAGLAWSAQEAPRPREIPNQKPKDEPKKEPKDEPKVPKKGPMDEPKPKEDPKKEPKKDPKDEPKVPPKKGPMDEPKPKDEPKKEPKDEPKKEPKDEPKKEPRSGGSTFNRGGGSAPKKGQLAKYDTVITKDAKSTVGLFAVHRIDDKVFFEIPEERLGKLMLWRAEVAKGPAGAGSGNYNGAALGTKFIRLERRENKIFVIEADFDKRGDKDVLGAVEATGTEPIIAHFEVKAEGKDRSAVIDATNLYMTDLTDLGVRRAGGGAGGSIDAERSYLIDVKTLPANIETRVMLTIRGGGGGGLGLGGGGGGASRSSTAVIHYSLVALPDTPTQGRYFDPRVGYFTESFADYSGKRPWVEEKQFIARFRLEKKDPSAAVSEPVKPIVFYLAPEIPDKWRPYMKKGVEDWAPAFEKAGFKNAIVCKDPPSKGEDPNWDPEDARYSVIRWVAEPVMNAMGPHVHDPRSGEIISAHIIFWHDILKIVHMWYYVQCSAVDPRARKFPFPDDLTGELIRYVCAHEVGHTLGLRHNHRASQAYSIEQLRDPKFVAEHGSVASIMSYGRYNYVAQPEDKIPVKDLIPRIAPYDNFAISWGYKPIADAFSPEAEKPTLDEWAARQIKEPFLRFGGEDGPSAVDPTVLTENISNDPVKATELGFKNMDRVLGYLLETTTTKGEDFELLREAYDQILGHRTRWLAAVLKQVGGVIENRTLGGAGEQFGRVSKEKQKAAVKFLLDYAFTTPKKLLDPAIVNQIKYSGVANDVMNQQRALLSGLLSPSRLNRLFDAEVVTPNEAYTVGELLGDVQTGVWKELTTEAPKIDPLRRNLQRAYVEILKAEFETKESSGGFALPTRTPRGGIALDFGPTRSTELRAAARMALRDLHKQIEAAAQKATDPATKAHLLDMQSEIMEVFESKKK; encoded by the coding sequence ATGTTTGCTCGTTTGCTGCTCACGATCGGCCTTGGGGCCGGTCTTGCGGGCCTCGCCTGGTCGGCTCAGGAAGCCCCCAGGCCCCGCGAAATACCCAACCAGAAACCGAAGGACGAACCGAAAAAGGAGCCCAAGGACGAACCCAAGGTTCCCAAGAAAGGGCCGATGGATGAGCCCAAGCCCAAAGAGGATCCCAAGAAGGAACCAAAAAAAGACCCCAAGGACGAGCCCAAGGTTCCGCCCAAGAAAGGGCCGATGGACGAACCCAAGCCGAAGGACGAGCCCAAAAAAGAGCCGAAGGACGAGCCCAAAAAGGAACCCAAGGACGAACCTAAGAAAGAGCCCCGGTCCGGCGGTTCGACCTTCAATCGAGGGGGCGGCTCGGCGCCGAAGAAAGGGCAACTCGCGAAATACGATACCGTCATCACGAAGGACGCCAAGTCGACGGTCGGGCTGTTCGCGGTCCACCGGATCGACGACAAGGTCTTTTTCGAGATCCCCGAGGAACGACTCGGGAAGTTAATGTTGTGGCGGGCCGAAGTGGCGAAGGGCCCGGCGGGGGCCGGGTCCGGGAATTACAACGGGGCCGCACTCGGGACCAAGTTCATCCGCCTCGAACGGCGGGAAAACAAGATCTTCGTGATCGAAGCCGACTTCGACAAGCGCGGGGATAAGGACGTCCTGGGCGCGGTCGAGGCCACCGGCACCGAGCCGATCATCGCGCACTTTGAAGTTAAAGCCGAGGGTAAGGACCGTTCGGCAGTCATCGACGCCACGAACCTCTACATGACCGACTTGACTGACCTCGGGGTCCGCCGGGCCGGCGGCGGGGCCGGCGGGTCGATCGATGCCGAGCGGTCTTACCTGATCGATGTGAAGACGCTGCCGGCGAACATTGAGACCCGCGTGATGCTGACCATCCGCGGCGGCGGGGGCGGCGGACTGGGTCTGGGGGGCGGTGGCGGCGGGGCCTCGCGGTCGTCCACCGCCGTCATCCACTACAGCCTCGTGGCTCTTCCCGATACGCCGACGCAGGGGCGGTACTTCGACCCCCGGGTCGGGTACTTCACCGAGTCCTTCGCGGACTACTCCGGTAAACGCCCCTGGGTCGAAGAGAAGCAGTTCATCGCCCGCTTCCGCCTGGAAAAGAAAGACCCGTCCGCGGCCGTCTCCGAGCCGGTCAAGCCGATCGTCTTCTACCTGGCCCCGGAAATCCCGGACAAATGGCGGCCGTACATGAAGAAGGGGGTCGAGGACTGGGCCCCGGCGTTCGAGAAGGCCGGGTTCAAGAACGCGATCGTCTGCAAAGACCCGCCGTCCAAGGGCGAAGACCCGAACTGGGACCCGGAAGACGCCCGCTACTCGGTCATCCGGTGGGTGGCCGAGCCGGTCATGAACGCGATGGGACCGCACGTCCACGACCCGCGGTCCGGCGAGATCATCTCGGCCCACATCATCTTCTGGCACGACATCCTGAAAATCGTGCATATGTGGTACTACGTCCAGTGCTCGGCCGTGGACCCGCGGGCCCGGAAGTTCCCGTTCCCGGACGACCTGACCGGCGAACTCATTCGGTACGTGTGCGCCCACGAAGTCGGGCACACGCTCGGCCTCCGGCACAACCACCGGGCGAGCCAGGCGTACAGCATCGAGCAACTGCGCGACCCGAAGTTCGTGGCCGAACACGGCAGCGTGGCCTCGATCATGTCCTACGGCCGGTACAACTACGTGGCCCAGCCGGAGGACAAGATCCCGGTCAAGGATCTGATCCCGCGGATCGCGCCGTACGACAACTTTGCCATCTCGTGGGGTTACAAGCCGATCGCGGATGCGTTCTCGCCGGAGGCCGAGAAGCCAACCCTGGACGAGTGGGCAGCCCGCCAGATCAAGGAGCCGTTCCTCCGCTTCGGCGGGGAAGACGGGCCGAGCGCGGTCGACCCGACCGTGTTGACCGAGAACATTAGCAACGACCCGGTCAAGGCCACCGAGTTGGGCTTCAAGAACATGGACCGGGTATTGGGCTACCTGCTGGAAACCACGACGACCAAGGGGGAGGACTTCGAACTCCTCCGCGAGGCTTACGACCAAATCCTCGGGCACCGGACGCGGTGGCTGGCGGCGGTCCTCAAGCAGGTCGGCGGGGTGATCGAGAACCGCACCCTCGGAGGGGCTGGCGAACAATTCGGCCGCGTCTCCAAGGAAAAGCAAAAAGCCGCGGTGAAGTTCCTGCTCGACTACGCGTTCACGACGCCGAAAAAGTTGCTCGACCCGGCCATCGTCAACCAGATCAAGTACAGCGGCGTCGCCAACGACGTGATGAACCAGCAGCGGGCGCTCCTGTCCGGCTTGCTGAGCCCGAGCCGCTTGAACCGGCTGTTCGACGCCGAGGTCGTGACGCCGAACGAGGCGTACACGGTCGGCGAACTCCTGGGCGACGTCCAGACCGGGGTCTGGAAGGAATTGACGACCGAGGCCCCCAAGATCGATCCCCTCCGGCGGAACCTTCAGCGGGCGTATGTCGAGATCCTGAAGGCCGAGTTCGAGACGAAGGAATCGAGCGGCGGGTTTGCGTTACCGACGCGCACGCCGCGAGGCGGGATCGCGTTAGACTTCGGTCCGACCCGGTCGACTGAACTGCGGGCGGCGGCGCGGATGGCCCTCCGAGACCTGCACAAGCAGATCGAGGCGGCCGCGCAAAAGGCGACCGATCCTGCTACCAAAGCCCACCTGTTGGACATGCAAAGCGAAATCATGGAAGTGTTCGAATCGAAGAAGAAGTAA